From the Pseudarthrobacter sp. MM222 genome, one window contains:
- a CDS encoding alpha/beta hydrolase, translating into MTANEATEVYETERLNPARPGGMDVPPFPVFDAPGVAETLSDVSAVHREITYARAIGFRPLKMDIWLPRQAAGPVPLVVWVHGGAFQLGDRRELPPTFAPDSVFRLLNEAGIACATVDYRHSLEAPFPAQLHDVKAAVRYLREMAEDLGIDPGRFGAWGESAGGHLAALLGLTGNREDLHGGLGAQGHPSRISAVVDFYGVSSLVDIPPMNTPAGLFPPALTSAVPAGMPLQPEYMLVGGSDDPALLAAASPVSYVTADAPPFLLVHGDSDGLVPHAQTDLLSAALAGAGVEREVVTIKGGDHCFFGAEEQIEAILAAAVDFFSRTLGRP; encoded by the coding sequence ATGACCGCAAATGAAGCCACCGAGGTTTACGAAACCGAGCGGCTGAATCCTGCCCGACCGGGCGGAATGGACGTTCCCCCATTCCCCGTCTTTGACGCCCCGGGCGTTGCCGAGACCCTCTCGGACGTCTCCGCGGTGCACCGCGAAATCACTTACGCCCGCGCGATCGGTTTCCGGCCGCTCAAGATGGACATCTGGCTTCCCCGGCAGGCCGCCGGGCCCGTGCCGCTGGTGGTGTGGGTCCATGGCGGCGCCTTCCAGCTGGGTGACCGCCGCGAGCTGCCGCCCACCTTTGCGCCCGATTCGGTGTTCCGGCTGCTCAATGAGGCGGGGATTGCCTGCGCCACCGTTGACTACCGGCACTCCCTGGAGGCCCCGTTCCCGGCGCAGCTGCATGACGTGAAGGCGGCTGTCCGTTACCTGCGTGAAATGGCAGAGGACCTTGGAATCGATCCCGGACGGTTCGGAGCCTGGGGCGAATCTGCCGGCGGCCACCTTGCTGCCCTGCTCGGGCTGACTGGCAACCGGGAGGATCTGCACGGCGGTCTTGGGGCGCAGGGGCACCCCAGTCGTATCAGCGCCGTCGTCGACTTTTACGGTGTCTCCTCACTCGTTGACATTCCGCCCATGAACACTCCGGCCGGGCTGTTCCCGCCGGCTTTGACGTCCGCTGTTCCAGCGGGGATGCCCCTGCAGCCCGAATACATGCTGGTGGGCGGCTCGGATGATCCCGCGCTCCTGGCAGCGGCAAGCCCGGTCAGCTACGTGACCGCCGACGCGCCGCCGTTCCTGCTGGTGCACGGTGACAGTGACGGCCTGGTGCCGCATGCACAGACAGACCTTCTTTCCGCCGCGCTTGCGGGCGCAGGGGTGGAGCGCGAGGTGGTCACGATCAAAGGCGGGGACCACTGCTTCTTCGGGGCGGAAGAGCAGATCGAGGCCATCCTTGCTGCCGCCGTGGACTTCTTTTCCCGGACGCTGGGCCGGCCATGA
- a CDS encoding alpha/beta hydrolase produces the protein MTSRERESTAPAKDAGLAPDAGFAQYLAAPEGPEAPAGHVGPDVPIHAVTADGRHGPVTIRIYGEAPRRAGPALVWLHGGGFVSGGLDMPESDYLGRVLASSGTPVLSVDYRLARDGVHFPVPHEDALTAWFWTRRNASGLGLDPELLCLGGAGAGGNLAVGAALYLTDAGKPVPAKLLLAYPFLHAELPPPAEGLDEEVMATLPRHLRFTPEDCVRNAENYIGGPVSMASSYAMPGYADPSGLPPTAIVACEYDDVRGSSELFAANLERAGVPVSFFLARGAVHGHLNHAAGSPQSRPVLEFLARELATAGSRAPISIE, from the coding sequence ATGACATCCCGGGAGCGTGAGTCCACTGCTCCAGCCAAGGACGCGGGGCTGGCTCCCGATGCCGGCTTCGCCCAGTACCTTGCGGCCCCAGAGGGTCCGGAAGCCCCGGCCGGACATGTCGGTCCCGATGTTCCAATCCACGCCGTCACCGCTGACGGCCGGCATGGCCCGGTGACCATCCGCATCTACGGTGAGGCCCCCCGCAGGGCCGGACCCGCCCTGGTGTGGCTTCACGGGGGAGGCTTCGTCAGCGGCGGCCTGGACATGCCCGAATCCGACTACTTGGGCCGGGTGCTGGCCTCCTCCGGGACGCCGGTGCTGTCAGTGGACTACCGGCTGGCCCGCGACGGCGTGCACTTTCCCGTGCCCCACGAGGACGCCTTGACCGCCTGGTTCTGGACCCGCAGGAACGCCTCCGGCCTTGGGCTGGACCCGGAGCTCCTGTGCCTAGGCGGCGCCGGCGCTGGCGGCAACCTCGCCGTTGGTGCCGCGCTGTACCTCACCGACGCCGGAAAGCCGGTCCCCGCGAAACTGCTGCTGGCCTACCCCTTCCTGCACGCCGAGCTGCCGCCGCCTGCGGAGGGCCTGGACGAGGAAGTGATGGCGACGCTGCCCAGGCACCTTCGCTTCACCCCCGAAGACTGCGTACGGAACGCGGAGAACTACATCGGCGGTCCCGTCAGCATGGCGTCCTCGTATGCCATGCCCGGCTACGCAGACCCGTCCGGGCTGCCGCCGACTGCCATCGTGGCCTGCGAGTACGACGACGTCCGGGGCTCCTCTGAGCTCTTCGCGGCTAACCTGGAGCGCGCAGGTGTTCCCGTGTCCTTTTTCCTGGCCCGCGGCGCGGTGCACGGTCATCTCAATCATGCGGCGGGCAGCCCCCAGTCGCGGCCGGTGCTGGAGTTCCTTGCCCGGGAACTCGCGACGGCAGGGTCGCGGGCGCCGATTTCCATTGAGTGA
- a CDS encoding alpha/beta hydrolase yields MTAGKTLKGIAFAQPEGAAELLLDLYLPAAAQQSGGRQSQAFPAVVHYHGGGWRVGARSSLGPTVDSLGLSPIDRLVEAGFVVASADYRLSSVADFPAQLLDAKAAIRWLRTHAAGFNVDPDRIYAWGDSAGGHLASLVGLTGGAAGYRGHFDDPDGLGGISDAVAAVAAWYPPTDLFRMGAQALPDAVARADDPGSREALLLGAQPADAPDKAAAASPLTYAGEHAPPFFLAHGTADRFVPAAQSSTLAAALEAAGTDVELLLIEGSDHMWSLPDKSPAAAQKVLEATIDFFRRQAHSF; encoded by the coding sequence ATGACGGCAGGAAAGACCCTGAAAGGGATCGCATTTGCGCAGCCCGAAGGGGCCGCGGAACTGCTGCTGGACCTGTATCTTCCCGCCGCCGCACAGCAGTCCGGGGGGCGGCAGTCCCAAGCCTTCCCGGCGGTGGTCCATTACCACGGCGGCGGCTGGCGGGTAGGTGCCCGCTCCTCCCTTGGGCCCACGGTGGACTCCCTGGGCCTGAGCCCGATCGACCGGCTCGTTGAAGCCGGGTTCGTGGTTGCTTCCGCCGATTACCGGCTGAGTTCAGTGGCCGACTTCCCCGCCCAGCTGCTGGATGCAAAGGCTGCGATCCGCTGGCTCCGCACGCATGCCGCTGGCTTCAACGTGGACCCGGACCGGATCTACGCGTGGGGCGATTCGGCCGGCGGCCACCTCGCCAGCCTGGTGGGACTGACAGGCGGTGCAGCGGGATATCGCGGCCATTTCGATGACCCCGATGGGCTTGGTGGCATCAGCGACGCCGTCGCCGCCGTCGCCGCCTGGTACCCGCCCACCGACCTGTTCCGCATGGGCGCCCAGGCGCTCCCGGACGCAGTTGCCCGTGCTGACGATCCCGGCTCCCGCGAGGCGCTCCTGCTCGGGGCGCAGCCCGCGGACGCCCCGGACAAGGCCGCAGCCGCAAGCCCCCTGACCTACGCCGGGGAGCACGCACCGCCGTTCTTCCTCGCGCACGGCACCGCTGACCGGTTCGTCCCGGCGGCGCAGTCCTCCACCCTTGCGGCGGCGCTGGAAGCCGCCGGGACCGACGTCGAACTTCTCCTCATTGAGGGCAGCGACCACATGTGGTCGCTGCCGGACAAGAGTCCGGCGGCGGCGCAGAAGGTCCTCGAAGCCACCATCGATTTCTTCCGCAGGCAAGCGCACAGTTTCTGA
- a CDS encoding fumarylacetoacetate hydrolase family protein encodes MQYIGINHRGSAWAAALAGSRVFPLAPAAEFWADVAGWQDKSAALMSDAGNWHERAAVTEVPLVPAAARVICVGLNYKAHAAEGSYKDQDLPPYPTLFGRWTASLSVGNVPVPVPLGEAGLDWEGEVAAYIGRRVQSADEDEAGEAVFGYSTFNDLTARHAQKLTTQWTLGKNGDFTGPLGPLVSRDEVGDLRDGLQVRTRVNGTEVQNGNTRDMIFSVPAIISLISQTFTLHPGDVIATGTPEGVGYARSPQWLLQPGDTVEVEIDKLGTLTTPVGDISLRGRA; translated from the coding sequence ATGCAGTACATCGGCATCAACCACCGCGGCTCGGCCTGGGCAGCAGCCCTTGCCGGCTCCCGCGTCTTCCCGTTGGCACCCGCGGCCGAGTTTTGGGCGGACGTGGCCGGCTGGCAGGACAAGTCCGCCGCCCTCATGTCCGACGCCGGGAACTGGCATGAGCGGGCCGCCGTCACGGAGGTGCCGCTGGTGCCTGCAGCCGCCCGGGTCATCTGCGTTGGCCTGAACTACAAGGCCCACGCGGCAGAAGGCAGTTACAAGGACCAGGACCTCCCTCCCTACCCCACGCTGTTCGGCCGCTGGACGGCGTCCCTCTCGGTCGGGAATGTGCCGGTACCGGTTCCATTGGGCGAGGCCGGCCTGGACTGGGAAGGCGAAGTGGCGGCGTACATCGGCCGGCGCGTCCAATCAGCCGACGAGGACGAAGCGGGCGAAGCGGTCTTTGGCTACTCCACCTTCAATGACCTGACCGCCCGGCACGCCCAGAAGCTCACCACCCAGTGGACCCTGGGGAAAAACGGCGATTTTACCGGACCGCTCGGCCCGCTGGTCAGCCGTGATGAGGTGGGGGACCTCCGCGACGGCCTCCAAGTCCGCACCCGCGTGAACGGCACCGAAGTCCAGAACGGCAACACCCGGGACATGATCTTCTCCGTGCCGGCCATCATCTCGCTGATCAGCCAGACTTTCACCCTCCACCCGGGCGATGTGATCGCCACCGGAACCCCGGAGGGTGTTGGCTATGCGCGCAGCCCGCAGTGGCTGCTGCAACCGGGCGACACGGTGGAGGTGGAGATCGACAAACTCGGCACCCTCACCACTCCCGTCGGCGACATCTCACTCCGCGGCCGCGCCTGA
- a CDS encoding FAD-dependent monooxygenase translates to MVTVHAAAPDALPEEVQVLISGGGPSGLFLSLDLASRGIPSVVVEPRTSVDPSRPRAKTTNARTMTHLRRLGLAEALRAAAPLPVGYAQDVIFCTGLTGPSAHELRTFRRAFQLVPGRYGPQPECGQQVPQPVLEGVLRAAVTESPLVTLLSGWHVQDVTVQDVAGQAGHAGAGGTSAGSGSVVSVADGAGRSRAITARFVVGADGASSAVRRSLGIRLEGGSAALSNISILFRSKDLGSAISLPPAVQYWVVSTETAGMVGRMDLADTWWAIIQGVDATAAQTSGPGSTAGDGAAAMVRRLVGADVDVDVVATDPWTARMLLAPAYGRNGVFLVGDAAHLNPPWGGHGFNTCIGDAANLAWKIAAHLSGWAGPELLDSYELERRPVAARTIRDAAANGKALAYHFADPALRSGGEEGGRARQTAHWALAVKQSEFDSLGLVLGYSYADSPVVVPDGSTAPAEDPIRYIPSASPGGLLPHAWLDTTTSVYSSLGAGFTLLADAGALGGVPEDQAFRPVLDAAAQRGIPVTVAAVGPADDGTPMADLWRADAVLVRPDQHVAWRGSSAEAAAEALAVAAGWVAQRASITPDKERDTRVSAVIP, encoded by the coding sequence ATGGTCACCGTCCACGCTGCCGCCCCTGATGCGCTGCCGGAAGAGGTGCAGGTACTGATCTCCGGCGGCGGCCCCAGCGGACTCTTCCTGTCTCTGGACCTGGCCTCCCGTGGCATCCCCAGCGTGGTGGTCGAGCCCCGCACTTCCGTGGACCCATCGCGCCCACGCGCCAAGACCACTAACGCCCGCACCATGACGCACCTGCGCCGGCTGGGACTCGCGGAGGCACTCCGGGCCGCGGCGCCCCTGCCCGTGGGCTACGCCCAGGACGTCATCTTCTGCACCGGTCTCACTGGCCCTTCGGCCCATGAGCTGCGCACATTCCGCCGCGCCTTCCAGCTGGTGCCCGGCCGCTACGGGCCGCAGCCCGAGTGCGGCCAGCAGGTTCCGCAGCCCGTCCTTGAGGGCGTCCTCCGCGCGGCGGTGACCGAGTCGCCGCTTGTCACCCTGCTGTCCGGGTGGCATGTTCAGGATGTCACCGTTCAGGATGTCGCTGGTCAGGCCGGTCATGCCGGCGCGGGCGGCACCAGCGCCGGTTCCGGATCTGTTGTTTCGGTGGCGGACGGCGCGGGACGTTCCCGCGCCATCACCGCCCGCTTCGTGGTCGGGGCCGACGGCGCTTCGTCCGCCGTACGCCGCAGCCTGGGCATCCGCCTCGAAGGCGGTTCCGCCGCCCTGTCCAACATCAGCATCTTGTTCCGTTCCAAGGATTTGGGCTCCGCGATCAGCCTGCCTCCGGCCGTCCAATACTGGGTCGTTAGCACGGAAACCGCCGGCATGGTGGGCCGGATGGATCTCGCCGATACCTGGTGGGCCATCATCCAGGGCGTGGACGCCACCGCGGCCCAAACGTCGGGCCCCGGCAGCACCGCGGGGGATGGCGCCGCCGCCATGGTCCGCCGGCTGGTGGGCGCAGACGTGGACGTTGACGTAGTCGCCACCGATCCGTGGACGGCCCGCATGCTCCTCGCACCGGCCTACGGCCGGAACGGCGTCTTCCTGGTGGGCGACGCGGCACACCTGAATCCGCCGTGGGGCGGGCACGGCTTCAACACCTGCATCGGCGACGCCGCCAACCTGGCCTGGAAAATCGCCGCCCACCTGTCCGGCTGGGCGGGCCCGGAGCTCCTGGACAGCTACGAGCTGGAACGACGGCCCGTGGCTGCGAGGACCATCCGCGATGCCGCCGCCAACGGCAAGGCGCTGGCCTACCACTTTGCTGACCCTGCCCTGCGCAGCGGGGGCGAGGAAGGCGGCCGCGCCAGGCAGACAGCGCACTGGGCCCTCGCGGTGAAACAGAGCGAGTTCGATTCGTTGGGACTGGTTCTCGGCTACTCCTACGCGGACTCGCCCGTCGTGGTGCCGGACGGTTCGACTGCTCCAGCCGAGGACCCCATCCGCTATATACCATCGGCCAGTCCGGGAGGCCTGCTTCCGCACGCGTGGCTGGACACCACCACTTCGGTGTACAGCAGCCTCGGGGCCGGCTTCACTTTGCTGGCCGACGCCGGTGCGCTGGGCGGAGTCCCGGAGGACCAAGCTTTCCGGCCCGTCCTCGACGCGGCGGCACAGCGTGGCATCCCGGTGACAGTAGCCGCCGTCGGACCGGCCGACGACGGGACGCCGATGGCGGACTTGTGGCGCGCGGACGCTGTCCTGGTCCGCCCTGACCAGCACGTTGCCTGGCGCGGAAGTTCGGCCGAGGCGGCAGCGGAAGCGCTAGCCGTGGCCGCTGGTTGGGTTGCGCAGCGTGCCTCGATAACCCCTGACAAGGAAAGGGACACCCGTGTCAGCGCCGTCATTCCGTGA
- a CDS encoding DUF3500 domain-containing protein — protein sequence MSAPSFREFLFSPDHPRVAEIRGLNAREYAVAATTDSFAGPMIEGWKELYPQPFKGITNDGLPRPGLYPLAAARQGEEAPTAAMVAAARKLLSAATSNEMSRLTYAVDATEWQSWANPEFMQHDTGLRLDELDSDVRDAALAVVEASLSPAGFQLVRNLMRINGFLGDLVELPLLLNEFSYNFALYGEPSETAPWGWQLFGHHVALNCLVAGTQLVISPVFLGAEPDGIDAGPHRGVKVFKERIALARQLMAALPDGRRQEATVYEAMVDPAMPDGRIHSGDERHLGGCFQDNRVIPYEGILVSSMPAEARAVLDDVVEDFIAYLPQGPRAARRREIQEHYGETWFSWIGGWKAPEAFYFRLQSPVLILELDHHTGVFLSNDEPAPFHMHTVVRTPNGNDYGRALVKQSPSTAP from the coding sequence GTGTCAGCGCCGTCATTCCGTGAGTTCCTGTTTTCCCCCGACCACCCGCGCGTGGCGGAAATCCGAGGACTTAATGCCCGCGAGTACGCCGTGGCAGCCACTACCGACTCTTTCGCCGGCCCCATGATCGAGGGTTGGAAGGAGCTGTATCCGCAGCCGTTCAAGGGCATCACCAACGACGGCCTGCCCCGGCCCGGCCTATATCCGCTGGCTGCTGCCCGGCAGGGCGAAGAGGCACCGACGGCTGCGATGGTAGCGGCCGCCCGGAAGCTGCTCTCTGCCGCGACTTCGAACGAGATGTCCCGGCTGACCTACGCCGTGGACGCCACCGAGTGGCAGAGCTGGGCCAACCCGGAGTTTATGCAGCACGACACCGGGCTCCGGCTGGACGAGCTGGATTCCGATGTCCGGGATGCAGCATTGGCCGTCGTGGAGGCAAGCCTGAGCCCGGCCGGATTCCAGCTGGTCCGGAACCTCATGCGGATCAACGGGTTCCTGGGCGACCTGGTGGAGCTGCCGCTGCTGCTGAACGAGTTCAGCTACAACTTCGCCCTCTATGGCGAGCCGTCCGAAACTGCGCCGTGGGGCTGGCAGCTTTTTGGCCACCACGTGGCCCTGAACTGCCTGGTAGCGGGCACCCAACTGGTGATCTCACCCGTCTTCCTGGGCGCCGAACCGGACGGTATTGACGCCGGGCCGCACCGGGGCGTGAAGGTCTTCAAGGAGCGGATCGCCCTCGCGCGGCAACTGATGGCCGCCCTGCCGGACGGTCGGCGGCAAGAGGCCACGGTGTACGAGGCCATGGTGGACCCGGCCATGCCGGACGGGCGGATCCATTCCGGCGACGAGCGGCACCTGGGTGGCTGCTTCCAGGACAATCGGGTGATCCCGTACGAGGGCATCCTGGTCAGCTCCATGCCGGCGGAGGCCCGGGCCGTGCTGGATGACGTTGTGGAAGACTTCATCGCCTACCTGCCGCAGGGTCCACGGGCGGCACGTAGACGCGAAATTCAGGAGCATTACGGCGAGACGTGGTTCAGCTGGATCGGCGGCTGGAAGGCGCCGGAAGCCTTCTACTTCCGGCTGCAGAGTCCCGTGCTGATCCTGGAGCTGGACCACCACACGGGGGTGTTCCTCAGCAATGACGAGCCCGCGCCGTTCCACATGCACACGGTGGTCAGGACCCCCAACGGTAACGATTATGGCCGCGCCCTGGTGAAGCAGTCCCCATCGACTGCTCCGTAA
- a CDS encoding quercetin 2,3-dioxygenase gives MSLSVEEMNQQLPVANVLPGEAVPYYMASGEGARYEINGQLVTVIARAADSGGIFSAAYISGGMGAESPFVSHAVEHKTLYVFDGILHVWLPGESRILTPGDSVVIPPGTPHAYRMASHYTRFLNWMTPGGAEAYYERVGTPVDSHVPPVTPGRKPSRQECVEVGAEFGITFPEVERVAPSLQQNAGLPPAASPYFLSAGEGERLVSYQTMFTYLSRPANTGSNYFAVHTKGAKSPYIPLHFHEQHTENFLCTEGRMWIYANGREVLLTKGDFLHAPAGTIHSFAFDAHNTQMVGFLTPSVFNGFFEYFNKRTEDYHYTEGGTPYMDMEGFGRAQAEMDLTVVGPPPQRRAALDL, from the coding sequence ATGTCCCTCAGCGTTGAGGAAATGAACCAGCAGCTCCCGGTGGCCAACGTGCTCCCCGGCGAGGCCGTCCCGTACTACATGGCCTCGGGCGAAGGCGCGCGCTACGAGATCAACGGTCAACTCGTCACGGTCATCGCGCGCGCGGCGGACAGCGGTGGAATTTTCAGCGCCGCCTATATTTCCGGCGGCATGGGCGCGGAGTCCCCGTTTGTCAGCCACGCAGTGGAACACAAAACTCTGTACGTCTTCGACGGAATCCTGCACGTCTGGCTGCCGGGCGAGAGCCGGATCCTCACCCCGGGAGACTCCGTGGTCATCCCGCCCGGAACACCCCACGCCTACCGGATGGCCAGCCACTACACCCGGTTCCTGAACTGGATGACCCCCGGAGGCGCCGAGGCGTACTACGAGCGCGTCGGCACGCCCGTCGACTCCCACGTCCCGCCCGTCACCCCGGGCCGGAAACCAAGCCGGCAGGAATGCGTCGAGGTGGGCGCCGAATTCGGCATCACTTTCCCGGAGGTGGAACGGGTTGCGCCCTCCCTGCAGCAGAACGCCGGCCTGCCCCCGGCCGCCAGCCCCTACTTCCTCAGCGCCGGTGAGGGCGAGCGGCTGGTGAGCTACCAGACGATGTTCACCTACCTCTCCCGGCCGGCGAACACGGGTTCCAACTACTTTGCCGTGCACACCAAGGGGGCCAAGTCCCCCTACATTCCGCTGCACTTTCACGAACAGCACACGGAGAACTTCCTCTGCACCGAGGGCCGGATGTGGATCTACGCCAACGGCCGCGAGGTCCTGCTGACCAAGGGCGATTTCCTGCACGCCCCCGCGGGCACCATCCACTCCTTCGCTTTCGATGCCCACAACACACAGATGGTCGGGTTCCTGACGCCATCGGTCTTCAACGGCTTCTTCGAGTACTTCAACAAGCGCACCGAGGACTACCACTACACCGAAGGCGGCACGCCGTATATGGACATGGAAGGGTTTGGCCGGGCGCAGGCCGAGATGGACCTGACCGTGGTGGGTCCCCCGCCGCAGCGCCGCGCGGCCCTGGACCTCTGA
- a CDS encoding nuclear transport factor 2 family protein has product MGTEENAELVRRGYEAFSAGDMETLRGLFAEDAVWYVPGNGALSGRKEGWSAILAYFEELGTRSGGQLKVTLQDVVAGENHTVGLQHNQAENNGRSLDTDGAIAFQIRDGKIAEGREFYADTAQGDAFWA; this is encoded by the coding sequence ATGGGCACAGAAGAGAATGCTGAACTGGTCCGACGCGGTTACGAGGCCTTCAGCGCGGGCGATATGGAGACACTCAGGGGGTTGTTCGCCGAAGATGCCGTCTGGTACGTTCCCGGAAACGGCGCGCTTTCGGGCAGGAAGGAAGGATGGAGCGCCATCCTGGCCTACTTTGAGGAACTCGGAACACGTTCGGGTGGCCAGCTGAAGGTGACCCTCCAGGACGTCGTCGCCGGTGAAAACCACACCGTCGGCCTGCAGCACAACCAGGCGGAGAACAACGGCAGGAGCCTGGACACGGACGGTGCAATCGCCTTCCAAATTCGCGACGGCAAGATTGCCGAAGGCCGCGAGTTCTACGCTGACACCGCGCAGGGCGACGCGTTCTGGGCCTAG
- a CDS encoding MFS transporter, whose protein sequence is MQSVDDAVTDVALATKKFFKRVLPIMLVMLVCNQLNRSNIGYAQEHLQADVGIGAAAYGFGAGLFFIAYAIFELPSNVMMEKFGAKVWLARIMISWGIVSFLMAFVQNETMFYVLRFLLGAAEAGFFPAVIFYFARWVPAGQRGKATAIFIAGSSIAAALSGPIAGLLLSLHDVLGLRGWQWLFGFEGLLSVAVGVVVFFLLDAKIQDATWLSAGEKAALSAAIAHEDAQHAASSPGKGTLNRWKMLLNPQILLLCGIYFAVQLSIYANTFWLPTIVKRIPGTTDLSVGFLSAIPWVCAVIAMYFAARWQDKAKSKRPLLVAALLVAAVGTLAAAVASPVLALVFLAVAAMGFKSASPLFWTIPQSGLHPMILAPAIAIINSLGNLGGFVAPFGFGLIKEQTGSVVPGLFALAAASTIAAGLVYFLKERRTEAAADRTAGESAEEAAAELATSR, encoded by the coding sequence ATGCAGTCTGTAGACGACGCTGTCACGGACGTGGCCTTGGCCACGAAAAAGTTCTTCAAAAGGGTGCTGCCCATCATGCTGGTCATGCTGGTGTGCAACCAGCTCAACCGGTCCAACATCGGTTACGCCCAGGAGCATCTGCAGGCTGACGTCGGCATCGGCGCCGCCGCATACGGCTTCGGGGCCGGATTATTCTTCATCGCCTACGCCATCTTCGAACTGCCCAGCAACGTGATGATGGAGAAGTTCGGCGCCAAAGTCTGGCTCGCCCGGATCATGATCAGCTGGGGCATCGTTTCTTTCCTGATGGCATTCGTGCAGAACGAGACCATGTTCTACGTCCTGCGGTTCCTGCTGGGGGCCGCGGAAGCCGGGTTCTTCCCCGCCGTGATCTTCTATTTCGCCCGCTGGGTGCCGGCAGGTCAGCGCGGCAAGGCCACGGCGATCTTCATCGCCGGTTCATCGATCGCCGCGGCCCTCTCGGGCCCGATCGCAGGTTTGTTGCTGAGCCTGCACGATGTGCTCGGCCTTCGCGGCTGGCAGTGGCTGTTCGGCTTTGAAGGACTGCTGTCGGTCGCCGTGGGCGTCGTGGTGTTCTTCCTGCTCGACGCGAAGATCCAGGACGCCACGTGGCTGAGCGCCGGGGAAAAGGCCGCCCTGTCAGCTGCAATTGCCCACGAGGACGCCCAGCACGCCGCCTCCTCCCCGGGCAAGGGAACGCTCAACCGCTGGAAGATGCTGCTGAACCCGCAGATCCTCCTGCTGTGCGGTATCTACTTCGCCGTCCAGCTCTCCATTTACGCCAATACTTTCTGGTTGCCCACCATTGTCAAGCGCATCCCGGGAACCACCGACCTCAGCGTCGGGTTCCTCTCGGCGATTCCGTGGGTCTGCGCCGTGATCGCCATGTACTTTGCCGCCCGGTGGCAGGACAAGGCGAAGTCGAAGCGGCCTTTGCTCGTTGCTGCACTGCTGGTCGCCGCGGTCGGCACCCTCGCAGCCGCCGTCGCCTCGCCCGTGCTGGCACTGGTCTTCCTGGCGGTCGCCGCCATGGGCTTCAAGAGCGCCTCGCCCCTGTTCTGGACCATCCCGCAGTCGGGGCTGCACCCGATGATCCTCGCCCCGGCCATCGCCATCATCAACTCGCTCGGAAACCTGGGCGGCTTCGTGGCGCCCTTCGGCTTCGGCCTGATCAAGGAACAAACGGGCAGCGTCGTCCCGGGGCTCTTCGCCCTGGCCGCGGCGTCGACGATCGCCGCCGGTCTGGTCTACTTCCTGAAGGAACGCCGAACCGAAGCCGCGGCTGACCGGACCGCAGGCGAGAGCGCGGAGGAAGCCGCAGCAGAACTCGCCACTTCCCGGTGA
- a CDS encoding FadR/GntR family transcriptional regulator, giving the protein MSRNLTADLATDLRRRIVDGDIQPGAKLPSENALISEFGVSRTVVRSALTRLQAEGLVETERGRGSFALTPPPDGPQQAAGSRPVASLEDRLWQLEFRIAVESEAAALAARNHTDRQLKAVRKAFEEFTESAAHPAHAMKADYEFHRAIAAASGNPFYSDCLASLGQTMIAMPRARLLGGDEHLARDHFDQVVQEHRSIVAAIAEGDGPSSSAAMRSHLANSRRRLRTAAPGPG; this is encoded by the coding sequence ATGAGCCGGAACCTGACCGCGGACCTTGCCACCGATCTTCGCAGGCGCATCGTCGACGGCGACATCCAGCCGGGCGCGAAACTGCCCAGCGAAAACGCCCTGATCAGCGAATTCGGCGTCAGCCGGACCGTGGTCCGCTCGGCATTGACCCGGCTGCAGGCCGAGGGACTGGTCGAAACCGAACGGGGGCGGGGCAGCTTTGCGCTGACCCCGCCGCCGGACGGACCGCAGCAGGCCGCCGGAAGCCGCCCCGTGGCCAGCCTGGAGGACCGACTGTGGCAGCTGGAGTTCCGCATAGCGGTGGAGTCCGAAGCCGCCGCCCTCGCCGCCCGGAACCATACGGACCGGCAGCTGAAGGCCGTCCGGAAGGCGTTTGAGGAGTTCACGGAGAGCGCTGCGCACCCGGCCCATGCAATGAAGGCAGACTACGAGTTTCACCGTGCCATTGCCGCGGCGTCCGGAAATCCCTTTTACTCCGACTGCTTGGCATCCCTGGGGCAGACCATGATCGCCATGCCGCGCGCCCGCCTTCTCGGCGGCGACGAGCACCTCGCGCGCGACCACTTCGATCAGGTGGTCCAGGAGCATCGGTCAATCGTCGCCGCCATCGCGGAGGGCGACGGACCGTCCTCGTCGGCCGCAATGCGGAGCCATTTGGCAAACTCCCGACGCCGGTTGCGCACCGCCGCTCCAGGCCCCGGCTGA